The nucleotide sequence AACAAAGGAAGTATTGCAGCGACGCAATTCGCTACAAATAAACCCACACATATTTTTCGGCCAGTCTCACTTGTTTCATTAAGGTGAAGAAAATCGTAGGTAAATAATGTCAAGGAAGCGAATAAGGTCGGGCCGAGAACATAGAGGCTTAAGCCATTCCAGACAATGGCATCTGGCCATAAGTACTGAAACGCAACCCCTTTCAAACTGGCAAACCACAAGCCCGTTAACGACACATAGATTACATAATAGAGGTAGGTTTTCTCGCGAATGCTAAGAAAAAGGAAAAAGTTGAACACAGCCATCACCAGGATAATTCCGTAATACATGGCCTGGCTATAAATGGCCGTCTGCTCTGCCCGAGCGAACGCCTTGTCTTGCCATAGAATTAACGGGGTCTGCACTGAGGAAGTGGACTTAATCCTAAAATAGAATTCAATGGTTTCCCCGGCGCCAATCTCAATCGGAAACAGAAAATTTCGATTCCAGACGGGCCGTTGTTCAAAGAGGTAAACATCTCCGGTTTGGACTTTGTGAACGATTTCCCCATCCAGCAGACTATAAAATCGAACATCATCCAAAACGGCATAAGCAAGTTGCAATACTCGCGATAGCTTCGTTTCAGAAGGTGCTTGCATGATTCCCCTCAGCCAAAAAGAAGAAGAAGAATATCCAAAATTCGGAGTCGCTTTAAGATTGGTTTTCCATTGAGATTGCACCCCTTCAGCCCGCACATTCTCAAGTGTAAGTTGGCCCTCTTTGTCTTCGAGATATTCGAGGTGCAACCCAAGCTCAATCCTGCTTTGGTTTTGCTGAACCACTAAAGCTTCAAGAGCGTGGGCAGTTTGTGGGATCATTGTCAGCGCAAGAAACATCCCGCAACAAAAACCAGCCATTTGTTGGAAGCCCATGTTGGTCCACTCCAGAGAAGGTAAATTGCACGGTGATTAATTAAACTTAAGGTTGTACACACCGGAAGTACCTTACTAGTATGGTACAAAAATGACTTCGAGTGAATCACCCGTCAAAGATTGTCGGTTCTTGAAATTGCTATGTCTTGCCAGTGTAGGGCACCATCGGACAGGAGTAGTTGGAATCAAATAGCTTGCTTGGGAAGAATAACCAGGGATCAACCAATAAACTCCTGTGAAGGCCGGATTGGATTTCAGATTTTGGTTCGAATGAGGTTAAGAATGCTTCGTATCTTGGGGTTCAGTGTCCTGTTGCTGATGATCGGGTCGGTTTCATTTGCCGCAGAGCCAGTTATTGTTAAGGATGCCTTCGGTGAACAATCACTCGGGCTCCATCTGGAATTTCTGGAGGACACGGATGGTACTCTGAGTGTGGAGGACATTCATACACCGGAGGTAATGGGCAGGTTTACCCCGGTCCACGATGAGACGCCGAACTATGGGTTTACCCAATCAGTCTACTGGTTCTCTTTTTCTCTGCAGAATCCCGAGACCAGGTCTCTACAGCAATTCTTGGAAATTGGTTACCCGCATTTAGACGATATTGATATTTACCTCTTTCCTCAAGTTTCAGAGCAGACGCATTATCACCTGGGTGATAAGTTGGCGTTTTCGAAAAGACTGATCGAGCATCGCAACTTTGTGGTTCCGATCACTCTACAAGGCAGCGAAATCCTCAGTGTCCTGGTTCGGGTTCGGACCAGTAGCTCCATGCGGGTACCCATCAGGTTGTCGTCCGAGCAATCATTTTTTCAGCGAGACGCCACCGAAGTTATTATCCATGGTTTCTATTTTGGTCTCATCTTGGTGATGGCTCTGTACAACCTGTTTGTCTATATTAGCCTCCGAGAGACGGTTTATCTCTACTACGTATTCTTTGTCGTGGGTTGCGCGGGCTTTCAAGCGGCGCTGAGTGGCTTTAGCTATCAATACCTCTGGCCGACGATGCCATGGTGGGCTGAGAAATACGTGATCTTTTCCATCGCCATGGGACAGGTGTTTGCCGCCCTTTTTGCGAACACCTTTCTTGACCTTCGCCAATATGCAAGGCGGCATTTTCGTTATCTTTCGTTGATAGCTTTGCTATCGGCTGCAGTTGCAGGGCTGGCGTTTCTGGTGCCCTACGCCTTGGTTGTGCCCGCAGTAACGATTCTCGTAGTCTTATTGACCCCCGCTTGCTTGAGTGCCGGAGTGGTTCGCTGGAGACAGGGGAATACGGAGGCGGCCTATTACACCCTTGGCTGGGCGAGCTTCGCATTGGGTACGTGCTCGTTGGCATTGGGTAATTTGGGTGTGCTTCCCGTTAACGTTCTAACGATTAATGGACCCCAAATAGGCACCGCGTTCGTGGTTATTTTTCTTTCGTTAGCATTGGTTCGAAAACTTAAGGTATTACACGAAGAATCTGAGACCCTCTCGAAAAAGTTAGTGGTTGCTCTTGACCAGGCGCAATCGGCGGACCGGCTCAAAGGGGAGATTCTGGCCAACCTCTCCCATGAACTTCGTACACCACTCAATGCACTCATCAATGTGCCCAGTGCAGTACTCTCGAGCCTCACGGTAGTTTGCGCTTGGTTTTGCGCTGCTTGTGATCTGAGTTTTCAGACCGATGACGAAGAGGAGGTTGATGGTACTCAAGAGCTTACTTGTCCGGAATGTGAGGGAAAACTGGTTCCGCATAAATCTCTTCAGACCTCCGTGGATCCAGAGGACCTTCTTGCACTTTTGTCCCGCATGTCTCAATCGAGTACCCACCTGGCTAAGACTCTGTCTGGTATTCTTGAGTTCGCAAAATTACAGTCTGGAACTGCTGCCTTAATGCAGCGTATCGTTGTTGCGGGTGCCATTCTCGAGGAAGTAGCTGATGAATTTACATCCCCTGCGATTGCAAAGGGCATTCGTATCGAGATTCATTTACCCGACAACCCGGCGTCTATTGATGTGGACCGAGATCAGGTAGCTCTTCTTCTACGAAAGCTTATTGAGAATGCTGTCGAGTTCAGCAAACGGAATGCAGACTTGTATCTTCGGATAGCCTACGTTCGTAACGGCCAGGCGATTCGGATTTCGGTTCGAGACGAAGGACCTGGTATTGCGGAAGCCGATTTCGAAACCATCTTTGAGAGCTTCCGTCAGGTCGACAGCGGACACACCCGCAGTCATCCGGGGGTTGGCCTTGGGCTATCAATAGCTCGGCAGATTGCAACGACACACGGCACGCAGATTGAAGTCGAATCAGAGCCTGGTTGTGGCAGTACTTTCTCTGTAGAGTTTCCGCTAGACTCTGGCAAAGGGGTTGGTTGCACCAACTGAACCAAGATACTGAACCCAACGTTTACGACCATGGTGCTCGTACTTATCCAGTAGCTTGATGAGCCGGTTTCGTAATTTGGAGTCGCACATTTCATCTGGAAGCAGGGGATCTAGAAGGAGATGGCGAATAACAACCCCGCCGAGTACATGGTTTTCTATCAGGGCCTCCTTGATATCGAGGTTCTTTAGACGTGGAAAACTTGTCTCGATCTCTTGAGCCAGATGCCGATAATGTTTTTCGATAGACGCAGAGTCCCATAGCTCCAGAGCATATTTGTGGTCTTGTGCACCAAGGCTCGATATTTCAAAAACAGAAGCCTCAGCTTCCAGTCCAAACGAGACGAGTTGTTCTCGCGCCCCTTCAAGATCCCGCTTGATATTTGCCGGTCGAATTGCGAGCCCGTTCTTGAATATTTTGTACCCGAGATACCGAAGCGCTCGGTTGCGGTGCCGAGCGGCTCTACGGTCTGAACGCGGAAATTCTGCTGTTAAGACTCCGTACCAATTAAGTGACCATCGCTGAGATACATTGGGAATCTCGCGCCATGAAAGAGCCAGCTGTTGAATCGGGTGGGACTGGTTTGCAAGCCGGTAGCCAAGATTTTCTACCCGCTCAAATGTGCCTTTATTGACCAGGCGACTCAGTGCTACCCGTGTTTGGTTTTCTGAGAAACCAAAGAGACGGCTTGCGGTAAGTAGCGTGCTTACCGGGGTGAGTTGTTGGCCAATAGTCGATATGAAGCCGACCAATAGTTGGCGCGAGGTGGGCCAAAAGGGGGCTCCAGGCCGCCGATACTTGATTCCTGCACGTGTGGTCATGGGCCAGCGCTATCGTAGTTGGGTAATGGTGTCCAGTGTTCGTCGCC is from Deltaproteobacteria bacterium and encodes:
- a CDS encoding sensor histidine kinase, whose amino-acid sequence is MLRILGFSVLLLMIGSVSFAAEPVIVKDAFGEQSLGLHLEFLEDTDGTLSVEDIHTPEVMGRFTPVHDETPNYGFTQSVYWFSFSLQNPETRSLQQFLEIGYPHLDDIDIYLFPQVSEQTHYHLGDKLAFSKRLIEHRNFVVPITLQGSEILSVLVRVRTSSSMRVPIRLSSEQSFFQRDATEVIIHGFYFGLILVMALYNLFVYISLRETVYLYYVFFVVGCAGFQAALSGFSYQYLWPTMPWWAEKYVIFSIAMGQVFAALFANTFLDLRQYARRHFRYLSLIALLSAAVAGLAFLVPYALVVPAVTILVVLLTPACLSAGVVRWRQGNTEAAYYTLGWASFALGTCSLALGNLGVLPVNVLTINGPQIGTAFVVIFLSLALVRKLKVLHEESETLSKKLVVALDQAQSADRLKGEILANLSHELRTPLNALINVPSAVLSSLTVVCAWFCAACDLSFQTDDEEEVDGTQELTCPECEGKLVPHKSLQTSVDPEDLLALLSRMSQSSTHLAKTLSGILEFAKLQSGTAALMQRIVVAGAILEEVADEFTSPAIAKGIRIEIHLPDNPASIDVDRDQVALLLRKLIENAVEFSKRNADLYLRIAYVRNGQAIRISVRDEGPGIAEADFETIFESFRQVDSGHTRSHPGVGLGLSIARQIATTHGTQIEVESEPGCGSTFSVEFPLDSGKGVGCTN